A region from the Vicia villosa cultivar HV-30 ecotype Madison, WI linkage group LG3, Vvil1.0, whole genome shotgun sequence genome encodes:
- the LOC131657994 gene encoding uncharacterized protein LOC131657994, with protein MANKCCFEALDKSLKDIMGTAEKPCEQIFGGKIVVFGGDFRQILPVVPRGTRSDIVHSTINASYIWAHCKVLTLTKNMRLVSGSHSNNAAEIESFSKWILDVGDGKISEPNDGYAEITIPPEFLLQDFLDPIEKMVTSTYPNLLENFTNPEFLQSRAILASTIEIVDEINDYITNLLPGDEKEFLSSDTIDRSEANENEAFEHLTPEFLSCLKTSGLPNHCLKLKIGTTIMLIRNLDQSEGLCNGTRLTVTRLANHVIEAKIISGTHVGNTIYIPRMSLSPSQSPWPFKLIRRQFPIIVSFAMTINKSQGQSLDYVGLYLPKDVFSHGQLYVAMSRVKSKGGLKILIHDKDKLPLQVTTNVVFKEVFHNVV; from the exons ATGGCTAACAAGTGTTGTTTTGAGGCCCTTGACAAgtccttgaaagatattatgGGTACTGCAGAAAAGCCTTGTGAACAAATATTTGGAGGCAAAATTGTTGTATTTGGTGGTGATTTTAGACAAATTCTACCTGTTGTGCCTAGAGGTACTCGTTCTGATATTGTTCATTCTACAATAAATGCCTCATATATTTGGGCACATTGCAAGGTTTTAACACTCACAAAAAACATGCGGTTGGTGTCGGGATCACATTCAAACAATGCTGCAGAGATTGAGAGTTTTTCTAAATGGATTTTAGATGTGGGAGATGGAAAAATTTCAGaaccaaatgatggttatgctgaAATAACTATTCCACCAGAATTTCTATTACAGGATTTTTTGGATCCAATTGAAAAAATGGTAACAAGTACTTATCCAAACCTACTTGAAAACTTCACAAATCCAGAGTTCCTCCAAAGTCGAGCAATCCTAGCTTCAACTATAGAGATCGTCGATGAAATTAACGATTACATTACAAATCTACTTCCAG GTGATGAGAAGGAGTTTCTAAGTAGTGATACTATTGACAGATCAGAAGCAAATGAGAATGAGGCTTTTGAGCATTTGACTCCAGAATTTTTAAGCTGTTTGAAAACGTCTGGTTTGCCTAATCATTGCTTAAAATTGAAGATTGGCACAACCATTATGTTGATTAGGAATTTGGATCAATCAGAAGGACTTTGCAATGGTACAAGATTGACGGTAACAAGGCTAGCAAATCATGTGATCGAGGCTAAGATTATTTCAGGTACACATGTAGGAAACACAATTTACATACCTAGAATGTCTTTGTCTCCTTCACAATCCCCTTGGCCATTCAAACTTATTAGAAGACAATTCCCCATCATTGTCTCATTTGCAATGACAATAAATAAATCTCAAGGTCAATCATTAGACTATGTGGGTTTATATTTGCCAAAAGACGTCTTCAGCCATGGACAACTATATGTTGCAATGTCAAGAGTCAAAAGCAAAGGAGGcttgaaaattttaattcatgATAAAGACAAATTGCCATTGCAAGTAACAACAAATGTGGTGTTCAAAGAGGTTTTCCACAACGTTGTATAG